The genomic DNA AGGGGCGCAAGCTGCAACAGGGCGACCGTTTGCCGCTCGGTGAGCCCATGACCGATCCAGCCCAAGCAGCCGGTCGGCGAGTTCCCGCCTCGCTCGTGCCGACCTACCCCGGCTACAACGAGGTGTGGGAAGTCGAAGCAACGCGCGGTCCGCAGGCCGACCCGGACTATATGACTCCGGACGACATGGCTTTCTTCTTCTCGCACCATTGGAAACTCGATGCCGCTTCCAACCGAACCGGCTACCGACTGGACATCCACAAGTGGCAGTGGGCCCGCACGAGCGGTGGTGCCGGTGGCGGTCACCCATCCAACATTCTCGACAACGGCTATCCGGTCGGCGCGGTGAACGTCTGCGGCGACCAGCCGATCATCCTCTGCATCGACGGGCCGACGCTGGGCGGCTTCATCTGCAACGCCGTGGTCGCCAAGGCAGCGATGTGGAAACTGGGACAGATGGTTCCTGGCTGGAGTTACATCCGTTTCAAGGAAGTCACCCTCGAAGAAGCGATCGCACTGGTGAAGAAGCAAGACGAGACGATCCACGAGAGCAACCTCGAAAGGAGCTGATCCATGGCCCGCGTCATCGACATCAACTGCGACATGGGCGAAAGCTTCGGTCGCTGGACGCTCGGCAACGATGCGGCA from Thermomicrobium sp. 4228-Ro includes the following:
- a CDS encoding biotin-dependent carboxyltransferase family protein; translation: MLEVRNGGFETTVQDYPGRIGMLSLGFAPAGPMDDYAFRFANVLVGNPPGAAGLEITAGGLVVAFHDERAIAVCGADMGARLNGQPIELWRSYLVRAGDVLEFDYLQGAGFRTYLAVSGGIDVPPVLGSRATYLPGAIGGLEGRKLQQGDRLPLGEPMTDPAQAAGRRVPASLVPTYPGYNEVWEVEATRGPQADPDYMTPDDMAFFFSHHWKLDAASNRTGYRLDIHKWQWARTSGGAGGGHPSNILDNGYPVGAVNVCGDQPIILCIDGPTLGGFICNAVVAKAAMWKLGQMVPGWSYIRFKEVTLEEAIALVKKQDETIHESNLERS